A stretch of the Corylus avellana chromosome ca6, CavTom2PMs-1.0 genome encodes the following:
- the LOC132184493 gene encoding purple acid phosphatase 17-like gives MAIWYKKSMALSLLFAIAFGLCFFFTSAELQRFEHPTKSDGSLSFLVLGDWGRRGAFNQSQVAYQMGRIGGKLDIDFVVSTGDNFYDNGLTGEEDTAFEESFSRIYRAKSLQKQWYSVLGNHDYRGNAEAQLSPLLRKIDSRWLCLRSFIVNSELAEILFVDTTPFVKAYFTESEGHTYDWRGIHSRKAYTANLLKDVESVLKESTAKWKIVVGHHAIRSVGHHGDTKELKTRLLPILQANNVDFYMNGHDHCLEHISDTDSPIQFLTSGAGSKAWRGDIKGHNKEGLNFFYDGQGFMSVQLTQMDAEIVFYDVFGKILHRLSTRKHLHSSI, from the exons ATGGcaatttggtataaaaaatcaatggctCTCAGCCTTCTCTTTGCCATTGCCTTTGGCCTGTGTTTCTTCTTCACATCTGCAGAGCTTCAAAGATTCGAACACCCCACAAAGAGTGATGGATCGCTTAGCTTTTTGGTCCTTGGGGACTGGGGCCGAAGAGGGGCTTTCAACCAATCACAAGTTGCTTATCAG ATGGGAAGGATTGGAGGGAAGCTAGACATAGATTTTGTAGTTTCCACAGGAGATAATTTCTATGATAATGGGTTGACTGGTGAAGAGGACACAGCATTTGAGGAATCATTCAGCAGAATCTACAGAGCCAAGAGCCTGCAGAAGCAGTGGTACAGCG TTTTGGGAAACCATGATTATAGAGGCAATGCAGAGGCACAGTTGAGCCCTCTCCTTAGGAAAATTGATAGTAGATGGCTTTGCCTCAGATCTTTCATTGTGAATTCTG AATTAGCTGAGATTTTATTTGTGGACACCACTCCTTTTGTCAAAGCATACTTTACTGAATCGGAGGGCCATACATATGATTGGAGGGGCATCCACTCTCGCAAGGCTTACACTGCCAACCTATTAAAG GATGTAGAATCAGTATTGAAGGAATCAACTGCAAAGTGGAAGATTGTTGTTGGTCACCATGCCATCAGAAGTGTTGGACATCATGGGGATACAAAGGAACTTAAAACCCGGCTGCTCCCAATCCTTCAG GCCAACAATGTTGATTTTTACATGAATGGACATGACCATTGCCTTGAGCATATCAGCGACACAGACag CCCTATACAATTTCTAACAAGTGGAGCTGGTTCCAAGGCATGGAGGGGAGACATTAAAGGACACAACAAAGAAGGTCTAAACTTCTTCTATGATGGACAGGGTTTCATGTCTGTCCAGTTGACCCAGATGGATGCAGAGATTGTATTCTATGAtgtttttggcaaaattttgcACAGACTGAGTACCAGGAAGCACCTTCACTCATCTATATGA